Proteins from one Juglans microcarpa x Juglans regia isolate MS1-56 chromosome 1S, Jm3101_v1.0, whole genome shotgun sequence genomic window:
- the LOC121246905 gene encoding uncharacterized protein LOC121246905, translated as MQDPKNSTTRKPAWYQRAVKMAAVWRSTISKSREIPTKNATILWRSTNSRASTTEIDHPTHASSNINTRSNNKLSKCSSLKIATTTFTRVFLCAPISSYKELNFRAEQIPPRRSNSYPRYSKSSTSTFPTSQDGVNYNNIPATPRLSVEGRRVFRGKSLTDDVLMRRFVVEEEAMMQIRRRNQMEAIRRRSIMRRKKLGPSPLSRMVMAGREEHA; from the exons ATGCAAGATCCCAAGAACTCAACCACAAG GAAGCCGGCCTGGTATCAAAGAGCAGTGAAGATGGCCGCTGTTTGGAGAAGTACCATTTCCAAGTCCAGAGAAATCCCAACGAAAAATGCTACAATTTTATGGAGAAGTACCAATTCCAGAGCCAGTACTACAGAAATCGATCATCCAACTCATGCAAGCTCCAACATAAATACTAGATCAAACAACAAGCTAAGCAAATGCAGCTCTCTAAAGATTGCCACCACTACGTTTACTCGAGTTTTTCTTTGTGCACCAATCTCTTCCTACAAGGAGCTTAATTTCCGAGCTGAACAGATTCCACCCAGAAGAAGTAACAGTTACCCAAGATACTCAAAGTCGAGTACGTCGACGTTTCCCACGTCACAGGATGgagtaaattataataatattccaGCTACCCCAAGACTTAGTGTGGAAGGGAGACGAGTTTTCCGGGGAAAGTCTCTGACGGATGATGTTTTAATGAGAAGATTTGTGGTTGAAGAAGAAGCAATGATGCAAATTAGGAGGAGGAATCAAATGGAAGCTATAAGGAGGAGAAGTATTATGAGAAGGAAGAAGCTTGGGCCCAGTCCTCTTAGTAGAATGGTTATGGCAGGCCGGGAGGAACatgcatga
- the LOC121246902 gene encoding 60S ribosomal protein L5-like — protein MAFVKAQKSKAYFKRFQVKFKRRREGKTDYRARIRLINQDKNKYNTPKYRFVVRFTNKDITAQVISASIAGDLVLAAAYSHELPHYGLEVGLTNYAAAYCTGLLLARRVLKMLEMDEEYQGNVEATGEDFSVEPAESRRPFRALLDVGLIRTTTGNRVFGALKGALDGGLDIPHSEKRFAGYGKESKQFDAGVHHKYIYGGHVAAYMRTLMEDEPEKYQSHFSEYIKREIEPDDIEELYKKVHAAIRAEPSLKKVEKQPPKQHKRYNLKKLTYEERKAKLIERLNALNSAEADDDEDDE, from the exons ATG GCCTTTGTCAAAGCTCAAAAATCCAAGGCCTACTTCAAGCGATTTCAAGTCAAGTTTAAGAGAAGGCGAG AGGGGAAGACTGACTACCGGGCCCGGATTCGCTTAATTAATCAGGACAAGAACAAGTATAATACTCCTAAATATCGATTTGTTGTGCGATTT ACCAACAAGGATATTACTGCACAAGTTATCTCCGCTAGTATTGCTGGTGATTTGGTTCTTGCTGCCGCTTATTCACATGAGCTGCCGCATTATGGGCTTGAAGTTGGCCTTACTAACTATGCAGCTG CTTACTGTACTGGACTTCTTTTGGCCCGTCGCGTCTTGAAAATGCTTGAAATGGATGAGGAGTATCAAGGCAATGTGGAG gcTACTGGCGAGGATTTCTCAGTTGAGCCTGCAGAGAGCAGAAGGCCATTCCGTGCTCTCCTTGATGTTGGTCTTATCAGGACAACAACTGGAAACCGTGTTTTTGGTGCCCTTAAG GGAGCATTGGATGGTGGTCTTGATATCCCCCATAGTGAGAAGAGGTTTGCTGGTTATGGAAAAGAAAGTAAGCAGTTCGATGCTGGAGTTCACCACAAGTATATCTATGGTGGGCATGTTGCTGCATATATGAGG ACCTTGATGGAGGATGAACCTGAGAAGTACCAGTCTCACTTCAGTGAATATATCAAAAGAGAGATTGAACCTGATGACATAGAGGAGTTGTACAAGAAAGTTCATGCTGCCATTCGTGCTGAACCCTCCTTGAAGAAGGTTGAGAAACAACCTCCCAAGCAACACAAGAG GTACAACTTGAAGAAGCTTACTTATGAGGAACGGAAGGCCAAGCTGATTGAGAGACTGAATGCATTAAACTCAGCTGAagctgatgatgatgaggatgatgagtag
- the LOC121246904 gene encoding uncharacterized protein LOC121246904, whose amino-acid sequence MAHSLTPAPAPATVPISTTSRKKTQCSSLGCDGDLDYKLVHRRAVTLGLAGAVLGLNVSDRGVSAAARRPPPPPPEERRGRDPNLSGVQAKVLASKKRNEAMKEAVGKLRGRGKPVDGPTASE is encoded by the exons ATGGCCCACTCACTAACCCCGGCACCTGCTCCTGCAACGGTACCCATCTCAACAACCTCAAGAAAGAAGACTCAATGCTCATCTCTAGGATGTGATGGAGACCTGGATTATAAACTTGTACATCGCAG GGCTGTGACATTGGGCCTAGCTGGTGCAGTGCTCGGCTTGAATGTCAGTGATCGAGGTGTGAGTGCGGCAGCCAGAAGGCCTCCGCCGCCACCACCTGAGGAGAGGAGGGGGAGGGACCCCAATTTGAGTGGTGTCCAGGCAAAAGTTTTGGCaagcaaaaaaagaaatgaggccATGAAAGAAGCCGTGGGCAAGCTAAGGGGGAGAGGGAAGCCTGTCGACGGACCAACTGCATCTGAATGA
- the LOC121246900 gene encoding protein IQ-DOMAIN 14-like has product MGKKGSWFSAIKRVFIHHSKEKLVNDQEKKSTKEKKKGFGNLRHGESNSLIPLFKEPSSIEKIFGDFEKEQQKVTFRPPTPPEQPNASPFASPRLASPRVASPRLASPRVASPRLASPRVASPRAASPQSVRQKEISHRPEPTLNHHASATKIQATYRGYMARKSFRALKGLVRLQGVVKGQNVKRQTMSAMKYMQLLVRVQSQIQTRRVQMLENQARHQAPSRNDKEVEGTFDKWSQASEAGNHDDWDDSSLTKEQREARLQKKVEAVAKRERAMAYAYSHQLWKASPKSGQTPLKDIRSGGFSRWWNWLERQLPPANPPESHAMKNFQLTPPRPHSELKPSPLPQSSDYKQHHSGFDNMDIATPKSSKSTIVMTGKQARTPPPNRTSLGNSSLSRYSRPRASGADSPFDLPFKDDDSLMSCPPFSVPNYMAPTFSAKAKVRAGSNPKERFPGTPGSESNRRISSPLTQGIGSLKWNKGSLFSNKDSSSPRMLDKNQSLQSIGNLSVDSTVSLPAGVGRKPFNRFV; this is encoded by the exons ATGGGAAAGAAAGGCAGTTGGTTTTCTGCGATCAAGAGGGTGTTTATTCACCATTCTAAGGAAAAACTAGTCAAT GACCAAGAGAAGAAAagcacaaaagaaaagaagaagggtTTTGGAAATCTAAGGCATGGGGAGTCCAATTCATTAATTCCTCTATTCAAAGAGCCAAGCAGCattgagaaaatttttggtgattttgaaaaagagcAACAAAAAGTAACTTTTAGGCCTCCCACGCCTCCTGAGCAACCAAATGCATCCCCGTTTGCCTCTCCTAGGCTAGCTTCTCCAAGGGTTGCCTCTCCTAGGCTTGCTTCTCCAAGGGTTGCCTCTCCTAGGCTTGCTTCTCCAAGGGTTGCTTCCCCCAGAGCTGCTTCTCCTCAGAGTGTTCGTCAAAAGGAGATTAGCCACAGACCAGAACCAACACTAAACCACCATGCTTCAGCGACTAAGATCCAAGCAACCTATAGAGGTTATATG GCAAGGAAAAGCTTTAGAGCATTAAAGGGCCTGGTGAGGCTTCAGGGAGTTGTGAAGGGACAGAATGTAAAGCGCCAGACGATGAGCGCCATGAAATACATGCAACTCTTGGTGCGTGTTCAATCTCAGATTCAGACACGGAGGGTCCAGATGTTAGAAAACCAAGCTCGGCATCAAGCTCCATCCAGGAATGATAAAGAAGTGGAGGGTACCTTTGACAAATGGAGCCAGGCA TCTGAGGCAGGTAACCATGATGACTGGGATGATAGCTCGCTGACAAAGGAGCAGAGAGAGGCAAGATTGCAGAAAAAGGTTGAGGCAGTTGCTAAGAGAGAAAGAGCCATGGCCTATGCATATTCACACCAG TTGTGGAAGGCCTCTCCTAAATCAGGTCAAACACCTCTAAAGGATATCAGATCTGGGGGATTTTCACGGTGGTGGAACTGGTTAGAACGTCAGCTGCCTCCAGCAAATCCACCCGAAAGCCATGCAATGAAGAATTTTCAACTTACACCTCCAAGACCGCATTCAGAGCTGAAGCCAAGCCCACTTCCCCAATCAAGTGATTACAAGCAACATCATTCTGGGTTTGATAATATGGATATTGCCACACCAAAATCCTCAAAATCAACTATAGTCATGACAGGAAAACAGGCTCGAACCCCACCTCCTAATAGAACCTCACTAGGCAACAGCAGCTTGTCAAGGTATTCAAGACCAAGAGCTAGTGGAGCCGATTCCCCTTTTGATCTGCCATTTAAGGATGATGACAGCCTCATGAGCTGCCCACCATTTTCAGTTCCGAACTACATGGCTCCAACATTTTCAGCCAAAGCCAAAGTAAGGGCTGGTAGTAACCCCAAGGAAAGGTTTCCAGGGACTCCGGGCAGCGAGTCTAACAGGCGAATTTCATCACCTTTGACACAAGGCATAGGGTCTTTGAAGTGGAACAAGGGCTCCTTGTTCTCTAACAAGGATTCTAGCTCCCCAAGAATGTTAGACAAAAACCAGTCACTCCAGTCAATAGGGAATTTGAGTGTGGATTCAACAGTTTCTTTACCTGCTGGGGTTGGAAGGAAGCCGTTTAACCGATTTGTGTGA